The genomic region GCACTATCATTAGCTATTTTTAAATTCTCTTGAGTTACATGATCAATTTGAGCTACAGCATCATTTATTTGAGTAATACCTGTAGTTTGCTCTTTAATACTCTCACCCATTTCATTAATAGATTGAACTAAGATATTAGTATTAGCTTCTATTTCACCTAAAGACTTTTGAGTTCTTTCAGCTAGATTTCTAACTTCATCAGCAACAACAGCAAAGCCACGTCCATGTTCACCAGCACGTGCTGCTTCAATAGCTGCATTTAATGCAAGTAGGTTAATTTGATCTGCAATATCTCCAATAA from Campylobacter sp. CNRCH_2014_0184h harbors:
- a CDS encoding methyl-accepting chemotaxis protein, coding for SEFANLLASESGKLQSAVKNLTDSSSSQASSLEETAAALEEITSSMQNVSHKTSEVIAQSEEIKNVTSIIGDIADQINLLALNAAIEAARAGEHGRGFAVVADEVRNLAERTQKSLGEIEANTNILVQSINEMGESIKEQTTGITQINDAVAQIDHVTQENLKIANDSA